In Temnothorax longispinosus isolate EJ_2023e chromosome 2, Tlon_JGU_v1, whole genome shotgun sequence, one DNA window encodes the following:
- the LOC139809198 gene encoding nucleolar complex protein 2-like isoform X1, protein MKVKKMSQRPLKLPEVQKLAITGKKKRDLSKVTTKEFLEQDFESDTDSDIYDSDEKDKNTDDENSERPDSDSDSESNLNPAEYKRSLIKLQDTDPDFYEYLKENDQDLLDLEVSDDGDDDNYSVDSDDRHISNKNLKVASDNSDSQSEEADDNCEKITMQLLKVWQQEIQTDKSSVTIKRVVEAFHAALNSIAVSRDTTTRYKVEGSATFNGVMQLCITHLPDALRRYLKLDPESQEAHKSKRFNKIQEILKLYLSDLIKLLQTVASSNNAVLIVLLKHLHQVWPYTQSFSSLSKPLLRILLKLWSTAEETVCVIAFMNILHIATNKEFVLEKLLETMYEKYGQNTKFVSPKTLPRINFMRHSLVEIYLLDHNISYSHAFLHIRQLAIDLKNAVTLKNKENLQAVYNWQYINFLRFWTELITKARDKLESLLYPLVQIIIGTIKINPTVQYYPLRFHCLKMLITISKETGTFIPIMPFFLEILDSYDFNKRHKATMQPISFDCLLRISKSQLVENGFKDSIIETIYQLILEHAASESYRIYFPDLYISCIIQLKEFLKKCHVTIYCKKMKQLLSVIEENRTYIETERAKAAIDLQNMAKIINWENRIKTDGTAIAKFYASCIKHRESQNLKFLTKNEKEFNVPVERKSVKHKLDEQSAEDSEEESEFEFQMKETESEIRAERRLNKKKINKNKKKK, encoded by the exons ATGAAAGTGAAGAAGATGAGCCAGAGGCCTCTCAAGTTGCCAGAAGTACAGAAATTAGCAATTACtgggaaaaagaaaagagatctGAGCAAAGTAACTACTAAAGAGTTCCTTGAACAAGATTTCGAAAGTGATACAGATAGTGATATATACGATAGtgatgaaaaagataaaaacacaG ATGATGAAAACAGCGAACGACCTGATAGCGACAGCGATAGCGAGAGCAACTTAAATCCTGCAGAATACAAAAGATCATTGATAAAATTACAAGATACTGATCCTGATTTTTATGAATACCTGAAGGAAAATGACCAAGATCTCTTGGACTTGGAAGTATCAGATGACGGAGATGATGATAATTATTCAGTGGACTCGGATGATAGGcacatttctaataaaaatttaaag gTTGCTAGCGATAATAGTGATTCTCAATCGGAAGAAGCTGACGATAATTGTGAAAAGATCACTATGCAATTACTGAAAGTTTGGCAACAAGAAATACAAACAGAcaa ATCAAGTGTTACCATTAAACGTGTTGTAGAAGCTTTCCATGCAGCTTTGAATAGTATCGCAGTATCACGAGATACAACCACACGATATAAAGTAGAAGGAAGTGCAA CATTTAATGGCGTGATGCAATTATGTATAACACACTTGCCTGATGCACTTAGACGGTATTTAAAACTGGATCCAGAATCGCAGGAAGCACATAAATCTAAGAGATTTAACaaaatacaagaaattttGAAGTTATACTTGTcggatttaattaaa TTATTGCAGACTGTAGCATCATCCAATAATGCTGTTCTCATAGTGCTTCTTAAGCATCTTCATCAAGTGTGGCCTTATACCCAATCGTTCTCGTCCTTAAGTAAACCATTGTTAAGAATCTTATTAAAGCTATGGTCAACTGCAGAAGAAACTGTTTGTGTTATAGCCTTTATGAATATCTTACATATTGCAACCAACAAAGAATTTGTACTTGAGAAACTATTAGAG actaTGTATGAGAAATACGGTCAGAATACGAAATTTGTTTCACCCAAAACATTACCAAGAATAAATTTCATGAGACACTCTTTGGTCGAAATTTACCTGCTTGACCACAATATTTCGTACAGTCATGCCTTTTTACATATCAGACAATTAGcgattgatttaaaaaacgcCGTAACCTTAAAGAACAAG GAAAACTTACAGGCCGTATATAATTGGcagtatataaatttcttacgCTTTTGGACAGAATTGATAACTAAAGCAAGAGATAAGTTGGAATCGCTGTTATATCCGTTAGTCCAG attattattggaacaataaaaataaatccaaCCGTACAATATTATCCATTGCGATTCCATtgtttgaaaatgttaataacCATTTCTAAGGAAACCGGAACTTTTATACCTATTATGCCGTTCTTTCTCGAG ataCTGGATTCTTATGATTTTAACAAAAGGCATAAAGCTACGATGCAACCTATATCCTTTGATTGCCTTTTAAGGATATCGAAATCACAATTGGTAGAAAATGGCTTCAAAGATAGTATTATTGAAACTATTTATCAACTTATATTGGAACATGCAGCAAGTGAAAGTTACAGAATATATTTCCCAGATCTCTACATATCTTGTATAATACAG ttaaaagaatttctgaagAAATGTCATGTGACAATTTATTGCAAGAAGATGAAACAGCTTCTATCtgtaattgaagaaaatagaaCATACATCGAGACCGAGCGTGCTAAAGCAGCAatagatttacaaaatatggcaaagattataaattgggaaaatagaataaaaacgGACGGCACAGCAATAGCCAAATTCTATGCCTCTTGCATTAAACATCGTGAATCCCAGAATCTTAAATTTCTTACGAAGAACGAAAAAGAGTTCAACGTACCAGTTGAGAGAAAATCAGTGAAACATAAATTAGATGAGCAGAGTGCAGAAGACAGTGAAGAAGAGAGCGAGTTTGAATTTCAGATGAAAGAAACGGAATCTGAAATAAGAGCGGAAAGACGactgaataagaaaaagatcaataaaaacaagaagaaaaagtaG
- the LOC139809198 gene encoding nucleolar complex protein 2-like isoform X2, giving the protein MKVKKMSQRPLKLPEVQKLAITGKKKRDLSKVTTKEFLEQDFESDTDSDIYDSDEKDKNTDDENSERPDSDSDSESNLNPAEYKRSLIKLQDTDPDFYEYLKENDQDLLDLEVSDDGDDDNYSVDSDDRHISNKNLKVASDNSDSQSEEADDNCEKITMQLLKVWQQEIQTDKSSVTIKRVVEAFHAALNSIAVSRDTTTRYKVEGSATFNGVMQLCITHLPDALRRYLKLDPESQEAHKSKRFNKIQEILKLYLSDLIKLLQTVASSNNAVLIVLLKHLHQVWPYTQSFSSLSKPLLRILLKLWSTAEETVCVIAFMNILHIATNKEFVLEKLLEENLQAVYNWQYINFLRFWTELITKARDKLESLLYPLVQIIIGTIKINPTVQYYPLRFHCLKMLITISKETGTFIPIMPFFLEILDSYDFNKRHKATMQPISFDCLLRISKSQLVENGFKDSIIETIYQLILEHAASESYRIYFPDLYISCIIQLKEFLKKCHVTIYCKKMKQLLSVIEENRTYIETERAKAAIDLQNMAKIINWENRIKTDGTAIAKFYASCIKHRESQNLKFLTKNEKEFNVPVERKSVKHKLDEQSAEDSEEESEFEFQMKETESEIRAERRLNKKKINKNKKKK; this is encoded by the exons ATGAAAGTGAAGAAGATGAGCCAGAGGCCTCTCAAGTTGCCAGAAGTACAGAAATTAGCAATTACtgggaaaaagaaaagagatctGAGCAAAGTAACTACTAAAGAGTTCCTTGAACAAGATTTCGAAAGTGATACAGATAGTGATATATACGATAGtgatgaaaaagataaaaacacaG ATGATGAAAACAGCGAACGACCTGATAGCGACAGCGATAGCGAGAGCAACTTAAATCCTGCAGAATACAAAAGATCATTGATAAAATTACAAGATACTGATCCTGATTTTTATGAATACCTGAAGGAAAATGACCAAGATCTCTTGGACTTGGAAGTATCAGATGACGGAGATGATGATAATTATTCAGTGGACTCGGATGATAGGcacatttctaataaaaatttaaag gTTGCTAGCGATAATAGTGATTCTCAATCGGAAGAAGCTGACGATAATTGTGAAAAGATCACTATGCAATTACTGAAAGTTTGGCAACAAGAAATACAAACAGAcaa ATCAAGTGTTACCATTAAACGTGTTGTAGAAGCTTTCCATGCAGCTTTGAATAGTATCGCAGTATCACGAGATACAACCACACGATATAAAGTAGAAGGAAGTGCAA CATTTAATGGCGTGATGCAATTATGTATAACACACTTGCCTGATGCACTTAGACGGTATTTAAAACTGGATCCAGAATCGCAGGAAGCACATAAATCTAAGAGATTTAACaaaatacaagaaattttGAAGTTATACTTGTcggatttaattaaa TTATTGCAGACTGTAGCATCATCCAATAATGCTGTTCTCATAGTGCTTCTTAAGCATCTTCATCAAGTGTGGCCTTATACCCAATCGTTCTCGTCCTTAAGTAAACCATTGTTAAGAATCTTATTAAAGCTATGGTCAACTGCAGAAGAAACTGTTTGTGTTATAGCCTTTATGAATATCTTACATATTGCAACCAACAAAGAATTTGTACTTGAGAAACTATTAGAG GAAAACTTACAGGCCGTATATAATTGGcagtatataaatttcttacgCTTTTGGACAGAATTGATAACTAAAGCAAGAGATAAGTTGGAATCGCTGTTATATCCGTTAGTCCAG attattattggaacaataaaaataaatccaaCCGTACAATATTATCCATTGCGATTCCATtgtttgaaaatgttaataacCATTTCTAAGGAAACCGGAACTTTTATACCTATTATGCCGTTCTTTCTCGAG ataCTGGATTCTTATGATTTTAACAAAAGGCATAAAGCTACGATGCAACCTATATCCTTTGATTGCCTTTTAAGGATATCGAAATCACAATTGGTAGAAAATGGCTTCAAAGATAGTATTATTGAAACTATTTATCAACTTATATTGGAACATGCAGCAAGTGAAAGTTACAGAATATATTTCCCAGATCTCTACATATCTTGTATAATACAG ttaaaagaatttctgaagAAATGTCATGTGACAATTTATTGCAAGAAGATGAAACAGCTTCTATCtgtaattgaagaaaatagaaCATACATCGAGACCGAGCGTGCTAAAGCAGCAatagatttacaaaatatggcaaagattataaattgggaaaatagaataaaaacgGACGGCACAGCAATAGCCAAATTCTATGCCTCTTGCATTAAACATCGTGAATCCCAGAATCTTAAATTTCTTACGAAGAACGAAAAAGAGTTCAACGTACCAGTTGAGAGAAAATCAGTGAAACATAAATTAGATGAGCAGAGTGCAGAAGACAGTGAAGAAGAGAGCGAGTTTGAATTTCAGATGAAAGAAACGGAATCTGAAATAAGAGCGGAAAGACGactgaataagaaaaagatcaataaaaacaagaagaaaaagtaG